One window of the Panulirus ornatus isolate Po-2019 chromosome 47, ASM3632096v1, whole genome shotgun sequence genome contains the following:
- the LOC139763676 gene encoding LOW QUALITY PROTEIN: chitooligosaccharidolytic beta-N-acetylglucosaminidase-like (The sequence of the model RefSeq protein was modified relative to this genomic sequence to represent the inferred CDS: inserted 1 base in 1 codon; deleted 1 base in 1 codon), with protein sequence MRVLVVFALVLATVAAKKYYRLPTXYSYSCGNSLCVKQERNQAREHQSLEKCQLTCGKYGALWPQPTGEVQLSSETVSFSPRNLKVTKVAVSGQKVANLLDEATRHFTRNLHYLHPDYPKEKKKPYTKEERFPDLNQYDEQYEQFDQQYYNQQHFDQNRPSDAGQQQQYSQERKPFERYLKYSPFQEKRSSPGVERHNVNIEITVASPDDKLTLETDEKYRVDVQTVDGQTTVKIQAATYYGARHALETLSQLIAFDDINNSLQIVRDARVQDEPKFKYRGFMLDTGRNFYSKEDIMRLLDAMSYNKMNYFHWHITDAASFPLYSNRIPEMSYYGAYSPRKVYYPEDIAEIVQYAKYRGINVVPEIDGPAHTSAGWEWGAKEGKGRLVLCTEKDQPWFSVGKEPPSGQVNPVNPELYPILGELYSDLMEYFDPELVHMGGDDVSFACWQNSREIQEYLVANGREGSSQEYMDLWNTYQNNAYSKLQEAAGGRKVTPIIHSSSFARSFIDKNAYIIQLNEFANDKAISDYVTNGYRVIFSTQDQWRLDCASSTWVGDKAENCARDLPTWEHFYENSPLDMLSNLGVANARSEAGPQQPSVRDYVLGGEATLWSSETDGNGLESKVWPRLSAMAERLWSDPIRPAQGENQAEKRISTQRERMVHRGIRADPLQPEFCMHDESACFSQEQYVARTAAHSQPSQ encoded by the exons ATGAGGGTACTCGTCGTATTTGCCCTAGTGTTGGCGACGGTGGCAGCCAAGAAGTACTACCGTCTCCCAA CCTACAGCTACTCTTGTGGGAACAGTCTGTGCGTGAAGCAAGAGCGCAATCAAGCCAGAGAGCACCAGTCCTTAGAGAAATGTCAGCTCACGTGTGGCAA GTACGGTGCCCTGTGGCCACAGCCGACTGGTGAGGTGCAGCTGTCTTCGGAGACAGTCAGCTTCTCACCTAGGAACCTGAAGGTGACTAAGGTCGCTGTGTCTGGTCAGAAGGTGGCCAACTTGCTGGATGAGGCCACACGCCACTTCACCCGTAACCTCCACTACCTCCACCCAGACTAcccgaaggagaagaagaaaccaTACACTAAGGAGGAACGGTTCCCCGACCTCAACCAATAC GATGAACAGTATGAGCAGTTTGATCAGCAGTATTACAATCAGCAACATTTCGATCAGAACAGGCCATCAGACGCTGGTCAGCAGCAACAATACTCACAGGAAAGGAAACCATTCGAGAGATACTTGAAGTACTCTCCCTTCCAGGAGAAGAGGAGCAGTCCAGGGGTTGAACGTCACAACGTCAATATCGAGATCACTGTCGCCTCCCCAGATGACAAACTCACCCTCGAAACTGATGAAAAGTACAGAGTAGATGTTCAG accgTTGACGGCCAGACGACGGTGAAGATCCAAGCTGCTACCTACTACGGGGCCCGCCATGCCCTGGAAACACTCTCACAGCTCATTGCATTCGACGACATCAACAATTCCCTGCAGATCGTCCGAGACGCCAGGGTACAAGATGAACCAAAATTCAA GTACCGTGGCTTCATGTTGGACACTGGTCGTAACTTCTACTCCAAGGAGGACATAATGCGCCTTCTGGACGCCATGTCTTACAACAAGATGAACTACTTCCACTGGCACATCACCGACGCTGCTTCCTTCCCCTTGTACTCCAACCGCATCCCAGAGATGTCTTACTACGGTGCATACTCCCCAAGGAAGGTCTACTACCCAGAAGACATCGCTGAGATCGTCCAGTACGCCAAG TACCGTGGTATTAACGTGGTCCCTGAGATAGACGGCCCTGCCCACACCTCTGCTGGCTGGGAATGGGGCGCGAAGGAAGGCAAAGGAAGACTC GTTCTCTGTACCGAGAAG GATCAGCCATGGTTCAGCGTGGGCAAGGAGCCACCTAGTGGCCAGGTCAACCCTGTCAACCCAGAACTCTACCCTATCCTTGGCGAACTCTACAGCGACTTGATGGAGTACTTCGACCCTGAGCTGGTGCACATGGGAGGTGACGAT GTGAGCTTCGCTTGCTGGCAGAATTCTCGAGAAATCCAAGAGTACCTGGTTGCCAACGGCAGGGAAGGCAGTAGCCAGGAATACATGGACCTGTGGAACACTTACCAGAACAACGCTTACTCCAAACTGCAGGAGGCAGCTGGGGGACGTAAGGTCACCCCTATCATCCACTCATCCTCCTTCGCCCGTAGCTTCATCGATAAGAACGCCTACATCATCCAACTCAACGAGTTCGCCAACGATAAAGCCATCTCCGACTACGTCACCAATGGCTACAGGGTCATCTTCTCCACCCAGGATCAGTGGAGACTGGACTGCGCCTCCTCCACCTGGGTTGGGGACAAGGCAGAAAACTGTGCGCGAGATCTTCCCACCTGGGAGCACTTCTACGAGAACAGCCCACTGGATATGCTCTCTAACCTGGGAGTGGCTAACGCCCGTAGCGAGGCCGGACCTCAGCAACCTAGCGTCCGAGACTACGTCTTGGGAGGAGAAGCCACACTCTGGAGCTCCGAGACCGACGGCAACGGCCTAGAATCCAAAGTTTGGCCCCGTTTGTCCGCCATGGCCGAGCGACTCTGGTCGGACCCTATCCGCCCTGCACAAGGAGAGAACCAAGCCGAAAAACGCATCAGTACCCAGCGTGAACGTATGGTGCATCGTGGGATCCGCGCCGACCCTCTCCAGCCGGAGTTCTGCATGCATGATGAGAGCGCCTGCTTCAGCCAGGAGCAGTACGTCGCTCGCACGGCAGCCCACAGCCAGCCTAGCCAGTAG
- the LOC139763677 gene encoding LOW QUALITY PROTEIN: chitooligosaccharidolytic beta-N-acetylglucosaminidase-like (The sequence of the model RefSeq protein was modified relative to this genomic sequence to represent the inferred CDS: deleted 1 base in 1 codon), whose product MRVFVVTVLVAVATAENYYRLPTPFSYSCRDSLCVKEDRNQAREHISLEKCQLTCGKYGSLWPQPTGDVQLSSETVSFSPRNLKVTKIAVSGQKVANMLDEATRHFTRTLHYLHPDYPEDRKRPYSKEERFLDPNQYGEKYQQFDQQQQNRPSNPGQQRQNTNEKKKVERYLKYSPFQKERSSPGAERHNVNIEITVTSPDDKLTLNTDESYNLVVQTVEDKTTVTILATTYYGARHALETLSQVVSFDENNDSLQMVRDVKIQDEPQFRYRGFMLDTGRNFYSKEDIMHLLDAMSYNKMNYFHWHITDAASFPMYSNRIPEMAYYGSYSPRKVYYPEDIAEIVQYAKHRGINVVPELDGPAHASAGWEWGAKEGKGRLVLCTEKDQPWFNVGKEPPSGQLNPVNPELYPVLGELYRDMLDYFDPEMVHMGGDDVSFKCWQNANEIKEYLAANSREANSREYFELWNTYQSNAFSKLQEAAGQERKITPIIHSSSFARNYVDKNTYVIQVGEEANKTEIADYVNNGFKVIFSNRDQWRLDCASTTWVGDKTKSCARELPTWEHFYQNSPLDMLYNLGLTNARSDSGQQKAGSNNPREFVLGGEATLWSSETDGNGLESKAWPRVAAMAERLWTDPLLPLQGIDTAQKRINTQRQRMVYRGVRADPLQPEFCLHDESACYSKEQYVARSATRSQPSQPTK is encoded by the exons ATGAGGGTGTTCGTGGTGACTGTCTTGGTGGCGGTGGCGACTGCAGAGAACTATTACCGCCTCCCAACACCCTTCAGCTACTCCTGCAGGGATAGCCTCTGCGTCAAGGAGGACCGCAACCAAGCCAGGGAGCACATTTCCCTGGAGAAGTGCCAGCTAACATGCGGCAA GTACGGTTCCCTGTGGCCACAGCCGACTGGTGACGTACAACTGTCATCGGAGACGGTCAGCTTCTCACCCAGGAACCTGAAGGTGACCAAGATCGCTGTGTCTGGTCAGAAGGTGGCCAATATGCTGGATGAGGCCACACGCCACTTCACCCGCACCCTCCACTACCTCCACCCAGACTACCCTGAGGACAGGAAGAGGCCATACTCAAAGGAGGAACGGTTCCTCGACCCCAACCAATAT gGCGAAAAATACCAACAGTTTGATCAGCAGCAACAGAACAGACCATCGAACCCCGGCCAGCAGCGACAGAATACTAACGAAAAGAAGAAGGTCGAGAGATACTTGAAGTACTCTCCATTTCAGAAGGAGAGGAGTAGTCCAGGGGCAGAGCGTCACAACGTCAACATCGAAATTACAGTCACCTCCCCAGACGACAAGCTCACACTCAACACTGACGAAAGCTACAATCTTGTTGTCCAG ACTGTTGAAGACAAAACCACTGTGACAATCTTGGCTACCACCTACTACGGCGCACGCCATGCCCTGGAAACTCTGTCTCAAGTTGTCTCCTTCGATGAGAATAACGACTCACTTCAGATGGTTAGAGATGTCAAAATCCAGGACGAACCTCAGTTCAG GTACCGTGGCTTCATGTTGGACACTGGCCGTAACTTCTACTCCaaggaagacatcatgcaccttcTGGACGCCATGTCTTACAACAAGATGAACTACTTCCACTGGCACATCACCGACGCTGcttccttccccatgtactccaacCGCATCCCAGAGATGGCTTACTATGGTTCCTACTCCCCAAGGAAGGTCTACTACCCAGAAGACATCGCTGAGATCGTCCAGTACGCCAAG CACCGTGGTATTAACGTGGTCCCTGAATTGGACGGTCCTGCCCACGCCTCTGCTGGCTGGGAATGGGGCGCGAAGGAAGGCAAAGGAAGACTGGTTCTCTGTACCGAGAAG GATCAGCCATGGTTCAATGTAGGCAAGGAACCACCCAGTGGCCAGCTCAACCCTGTCAACCCAGAACTGTACCCAGTCTTGGGCGAACTCTACAGAGACATGCTGGATTACTTCGACCCTGAAATGGTGCACATGGGAGGTGACgat GTCAGCTTCAAGTGCTGGCAGAACGCTAACGAGATCAAGGAATACTTGGCAGCCAACAGCCGTGAGGCCAACAGCCGAGAGTATTTCGAGTTGTGGAACACCTACCAGAGCAACGCCTTCTCCAAGCTGCAGGAGGCAGCAGGTCAGGAACGCAAGATCACTCCCatcatccactcctcctccttcgctcgcAACTACGTCGATAAGAACACCTACGTCATTCAGGTCGGCGAAGAAGCCAACAAAACTGAGATCGCAGACTACGTCAACAATGGTTTCAAGGTCATCTTCTCG AACCGGGATCAGTGGAGACTGGACTGCGCCTCCACCACCTGGGTTGGGGACAAGACGAAGAGCTGCGCACGAGAACTTCCCACTTGGGAACACTTCTACCAGAACAGCCCACTGGATATGCTGTATAACTTGGGACTGACCAACGCCCGTAGTGACTCAGGCCAGCAGAAGGCCGGCAGCAATAACCCTCGCGAGTTCGTGTTGGGAGGAGAAGCCACACTCTGGAGCTCCGAGACTGACGGCAATGGCCTGGAATCGAAGGCTTGGCCCCGCGTAGCCGCCATGGCCGAGCGACTGTGGACAGACCCACTCCTGCCTCTCCAAGGTATTGACACCGCTCAGAAGCGCATCAACACCCAGCGTCAACGTATGGTGTACCGTGGCGTCCGCGCTGATCCCCTCCAGCCGGAGTTCTGCCTCCATGATGAGAGCGCCTGCTACAGCAAGGAGCAGTATGTGGCTCGCTCAGCCACACGCAGCCagcccagccaacccaccaagtAA